In Litorimonas taeanensis, one DNA window encodes the following:
- a CDS encoding phytoene desaturase has protein sequence MRPSKPTAIVIGAGFGGIALAIRLQIMGFQTTLVDKRDKPGGRAYVYEQDGYKFDGGPTVITDPDCLKELFELAGKNIEDYVTLLPVDPFYRLQWEDGDVFDYNNDDAYLEEQIAKRNPDDVAGYHKFLRYSKDLYREGYEKLGTTAFLKMGQMFKAAPQLIRLRADKSVYAMVSKFVKDEKIRQLLSFQSLLVGGNPFKTSSIYALIHALERKGGVWFAKGGTGALVEGMVRLFSDLGGELRLNTDVTDIHADGDKVHSITAADGWTAKAALIASNADVVHTYSQLLRDTPRGKRYGNKLKKASHSMSLFVIYFGLKTTHPNLKHHIILLGKRYKNLIAEIFGKGKKLPDDFSLYLHAPCVTDKSMAPEGCSSYYVLSPVPHLGHADVDWDVVGPQYTQKILDYIEAHAIPNLNRDLTVLKTLTPFGFRDELNGHLGSAFSIEPILTQSAWFRPHNRDDVIKNMYIVGAGTHPGAGVPGVVGAAKATAGVIENDFNQVLKGK, from the coding sequence ATGAGACCTAGCAAGCCTACCGCCATCGTAATTGGGGCAGGGTTTGGCGGTATTGCACTCGCGATACGTCTTCAAATTATGGGGTTTCAAACAACGCTTGTTGATAAGCGGGATAAGCCCGGGGGACGTGCTTATGTATATGAGCAAGATGGTTATAAATTTGACGGTGGCCCGACGGTTATTACTGACCCAGATTGTCTTAAAGAGCTATTTGAATTAGCTGGGAAAAATATAGAGGATTATGTCACGCTCCTCCCTGTAGATCCTTTTTATCGTTTGCAATGGGAAGACGGTGACGTCTTCGACTACAATAATGATGATGCCTATTTGGAAGAACAAATTGCAAAAAGAAACCCTGATGATGTTGCAGGGTACCATAAGTTTTTGAGGTATTCCAAAGACTTATACCGAGAAGGTTATGAGAAGCTAGGTACGACAGCTTTTTTGAAAATGGGCCAAATGTTCAAAGCGGCCCCGCAATTAATTCGCCTTCGCGCCGATAAGTCCGTTTATGCTATGGTGTCAAAATTCGTCAAAGATGAAAAAATACGACAACTTCTCTCGTTTCAATCGCTTTTGGTCGGCGGCAATCCATTTAAAACCTCGTCTATTTACGCTCTCATTCATGCGTTAGAACGCAAGGGCGGCGTCTGGTTTGCCAAAGGCGGGACAGGCGCGTTAGTGGAGGGTATGGTTAGGCTTTTCAGTGACTTAGGCGGAGAACTTCGTTTAAATACAGATGTCACAGATATTCATGCTGACGGCGATAAGGTGCATAGCATAACCGCAGCAGATGGCTGGACAGCTAAAGCAGCGTTAATCGCGTCTAATGCTGATGTCGTTCATACATATTCGCAGCTCTTACGTGATACACCACGCGGAAAACGCTATGGGAATAAATTGAAAAAAGCGTCTCATTCTATGTCACTGTTTGTGATATATTTTGGGCTGAAAACAACCCACCCCAATTTGAAACACCACATCATTTTATTAGGAAAACGCTATAAGAATTTGATTGCAGAGATATTTGGTAAAGGCAAAAAACTGCCTGATGATTTCTCCCTTTATCTGCATGCGCCTTGCGTCACGGATAAGAGCATGGCTCCAGAGGGGTGCTCGTCTTATTACGTGTTATCACCGGTTCCGCATTTGGGTCATGCTGATGTTGATTGGGATGTTGTTGGGCCGCAATATACACAAAAGATTTTAGACTATATAGAGGCCCATGCTATTCCCAATCTCAATAGGGATTTAACGGTGCTGAAAACCCTGACGCCGTTCGGCTTTCGCGATGAATTAAATGGTCACCTAGGGAGTGCGTTTTCGATAGAGCCTATTTTGACTCAATCGGCGTGGTTCCGTCCACATAACCGTGATGACGTTATAAAAAATATGTATATTGTCGGCGCCGGAACGCACCCTGGTGCGGGCGTTCCGGGCGTCGTTGGTGCAGCGAAAGCCACAGCAGGTGTCATCGAAAATGATTTTAATCAGGTCCTAAAAGGAAAGTAA
- the accB gene encoding acetyl-CoA carboxylase biotin carboxyl carrier protein produces MADTKKSTNSPKPNDIDLVRELADILHDTDLNEIEMKKGDLKIRVSKGGGQVIQAMAAPSAIAPAAAPTPAAQNTAPVSAEPATHKDATTSPMVGTAYVRPSPDADPFVKVGDSVSEGDTILLVEAMKTFNPITAPKSGKVEAIYVDDAQPVEFGEPLFVIV; encoded by the coding sequence ATGGCCGATACAAAAAAATCCACCAATAGCCCAAAACCCAATGACATTGATTTGGTCAGAGAGCTCGCGGATATTTTACACGATACAGACCTTAATGAAATTGAGATGAAAAAAGGCGATCTGAAAATTCGGGTCTCCAAAGGGGGCGGACAAGTCATCCAAGCCATGGCGGCCCCATCAGCCATAGCGCCAGCAGCGGCGCCTACCCCGGCCGCGCAAAACACAGCGCCTGTCAGCGCAGAACCTGCGACTCACAAAGATGCAACGACCTCACCGATGGTCGGAACCGCTTATGTACGCCCCTCGCCCGATGCCGACCCCTTTGTTAAAGTTGGCGATAGCGTCAGCGAAGGCGATACAATTTTACTCGTCGAAGCTATGAAAACGTTCAACCCGATTACGGCACCAAAATCAGGTAAGGTTGAAGCCATCTATGTTGATGATGCCCAGCCTGTCGAATTCGGTGAACCGCTATTCGTGATTGTCTAA
- a CDS encoding CTP synthase, with product MPRYIFITGGVVSSLGKGLASAALGSLLQSRGYKVRLRKLDPYLNVDPGTMSPYQHGEVYVTDDGAETDLDLGHYERFTGVSAAQSDNVTTGRIYSNILAAERRGDYLGATVQVIPHVTNEIKNFVLSDAGDVDFVLCEVGGTVGDIEGLPFFEALRQLSQELPRGQTCFLHVTLLPYIGAAGEMKTKPTQHSVKELRSIGIQPDILLCRADRPVQDGDRKKIARFCNVRESAVIQGLDAPSIYDVPLAYHAEGLDKEVLNHFGVINPPDADLTRWWDISKTLANPDAGEVNIAVVGKYTVLPDAYKSISEALVHGGIANRVKVNVTWIEAEEFEKSDDPHVLKDAHAILVPGGFGERGAEGKIKAVTFARTKKVPYFGICLGMQMAVVEAARNMAGIEDASSSEFGEDGTNIVGLMTEWVRGNERLERTKDTDLGGTMRLGAYPALLSPNSRVAEAYGTTQIEERHRHRYEVNVDYKEQLEAAGLHFSGVSPDGILPEIVEIPDHPWFVGVQYHPELKSRPFDPHPLFKGFVKAALDQSRLV from the coding sequence ATGCCACGATATATTTTCATTACAGGCGGTGTGGTTTCTTCCTTGGGGAAGGGGCTCGCCTCTGCGGCCTTGGGGTCATTGCTTCAGTCACGAGGCTATAAAGTCCGTTTACGCAAGCTCGACCCTTATTTGAATGTCGATCCGGGGACAATGAGCCCATATCAGCATGGTGAAGTCTATGTCACCGATGATGGCGCTGAGACTGATCTAGATTTGGGGCATTATGAACGCTTTACGGGCGTTAGCGCGGCTCAGTCTGACAATGTTACGACAGGCCGAATCTATTCAAATATATTGGCGGCTGAAAGGCGCGGGGACTATCTAGGCGCGACCGTTCAGGTTATCCCTCATGTGACAAATGAAATTAAGAATTTCGTTTTATCTGATGCAGGCGATGTAGACTTCGTCCTTTGCGAAGTGGGCGGGACAGTCGGTGACATTGAGGGCTTGCCATTTTTCGAAGCGCTTCGCCAACTCAGCCAAGAATTACCGCGCGGCCAAACATGTTTTCTGCATGTGACACTATTGCCCTATATTGGTGCTGCAGGAGAGATGAAAACCAAACCTACACAGCATAGCGTTAAAGAGCTTCGTTCGATTGGTATTCAGCCTGATATTCTTTTGTGTCGTGCGGATCGTCCGGTCCAAGATGGCGACAGGAAAAAAATTGCACGCTTTTGTAACGTCAGAGAAAGTGCGGTTATTCAAGGTCTCGATGCGCCCTCAATCTATGATGTACCCTTAGCGTATCATGCAGAAGGGCTTGATAAAGAAGTCCTGAATCATTTCGGTGTTATAAATCCGCCTGATGCAGATTTGACGCGTTGGTGGGATATTTCCAAAACGCTTGCCAATCCTGATGCCGGAGAGGTGAATATTGCTGTCGTCGGTAAATATACGGTTTTACCTGATGCCTATAAATCTATTTCCGAAGCCTTGGTTCATGGCGGTATTGCCAATCGGGTGAAGGTCAATGTGACATGGATTGAAGCAGAAGAGTTTGAAAAATCTGACGATCCTCATGTGTTAAAAGACGCGCATGCTATTCTTGTGCCTGGCGGATTTGGAGAACGCGGGGCGGAAGGGAAAATCAAAGCTGTCACGTTTGCCCGTACCAAGAAGGTTCCATATTTTGGAATTTGCCTCGGAATGCAGATGGCTGTTGTCGAAGCGGCGCGTAACATGGCAGGAATTGAAGACGCTTCGTCGTCTGAATTCGGTGAAGATGGAACAAATATTGTCGGTCTGATGACGGAATGGGTGCGCGGGAATGAGCGCCTAGAACGTACAAAAGACACGGATCTGGGCGGGACGATGCGTTTGGGCGCTTACCCTGCGCTTCTCTCTCCGAATTCACGTGTCGCTGAAGCATATGGAACGACACAAATTGAGGAACGTCACCGTCACCGTTATGAGGTGAATGTTGATTATAAAGAACAGCTTGAGGCCGCAGGGTTGCATTTCTCAGGGGTGTCTCCAGATGGCATTTTACCCGAAATCGTAGAAATTCCAGATCATCCTTGGTTTGTTGGTGTGCAATACCATCCAGAACTCAAAAGCCGGCCATTTGACCCGCATCCACTATTCAAAGGGTTCGTCAAAGCTGCGTTAGATCAAAGCCGACTCGTTTAA
- the secG gene encoding preprotein translocase subunit SecG: MSTVLLIIQLIISLILTGLILIQRSEGGALGIGGGGGGGLMSGRSATTSIARMTGIIGALFVVNSLALSIVFGMENRDNSITDDSNAQAPLTAPVDSRDTTPPLEDVITTPESTTETPVTEPVEEEASETEEPKEGE, encoded by the coding sequence ATGTCTACAGTTCTGCTCATCATACAATTGATAATAAGCCTTATCCTGACAGGCCTTATCCTGATTCAACGCTCTGAAGGCGGAGCTTTGGGTATTGGCGGCGGCGGAGGCGGCGGATTAATGTCTGGTCGTTCTGCGACAACATCTATTGCGCGGATGACGGGCATCATTGGCGCGTTATTCGTTGTGAACTCTTTGGCGTTATCCATAGTTTTTGGCATGGAAAACAGAGATAATTCAATTACTGACGATAGTAATGCCCAAGCCCCCTTGACGGCACCCGTCGATTCAAGAGATACGACCCCCCCGTTGGAGGACGTAATTACGACACCCGAATCGACAACGGAAACCCCCGTGACAGAGCCGGTTGAAGAAGAGGCGTCCGAGACCGAGGAACCAAAAGAGGGCGAATAA
- a CDS encoding DUF1993 domain-containing protein: MSELSMANAIGALPRMLDNLEHILRKAEGNAEERGIDPSVFLNARLAPDMWPLWKQVQTVARFAGIAPYRIVGRDAPEYDEPTDSFEALYALIAKSKSDIAGVSAEELQGKEGRVFKLKIGPREIDFTGISYFSGFSISQIHFHTTTAYNILRHNGVPLGKFDYFGGQ, from the coding sequence ATGTCTGAACTCTCTATGGCGAATGCTATTGGCGCGCTCCCTCGGATGCTTGATAATCTAGAGCATATTCTTCGCAAAGCAGAAGGCAATGCCGAGGAACGTGGTATTGACCCTAGCGTATTCTTAAATGCTCGCCTTGCACCTGATATGTGGCCGTTATGGAAACAAGTACAAACCGTCGCCCGTTTTGCTGGTATTGCCCCTTACCGTATCGTCGGGCGCGACGCCCCAGAATATGATGAACCCACTGATAGTTTCGAAGCGCTCTATGCTTTGATTGCAAAATCGAAGTCAGATATCGCGGGTGTTTCGGCAGAGGAACTCCAAGGAAAAGAAGGCCGTGTCTTCAAATTGAAAATAGGGCCACGGGAAATCGACTTTACAGGTATTTCATATTTTTCAGGCTTCAGCATTTCTCAAATCCATTTCCACACCACGACCGCTTATAATATTTTGCGCCATAACGGAGTGCCTCTTGGTAAATTTGATTATTTTGGTGGTCAGTAA
- the thiS gene encoding sulfur carrier protein ThiS — MVTRPATQKTKGVIVEIMVNGDFHSFDEGLTIAQMLVKLDLPLKKIAVERNLEVVPKSAYEDVVLQEGDKLEIIHFIGGG, encoded by the coding sequence ATGGTAACGCGCCCTGCAACGCAAAAGACAAAAGGTGTGATTGTGGAAATTATGGTCAATGGTGATTTTCATTCCTTTGATGAAGGTCTGACGATTGCACAAATGCTCGTAAAACTGGACTTACCCCTGAAAAAGATTGCGGTAGAACGGAATTTAGAGGTCGTTCCAAAATCGGCTTATGAAGATGTCGTTTTACAAGAGGGCGACAAGCTCGAAATTATTCATTTTATCGGAGGCGGCTAA
- the accC gene encoding acetyl-CoA carboxylase biotin carboxylase subunit: protein MTAKSVEKREFKKVLIANRGEIALRIHRACKEMGINTVAVHSEADRNAMHVRLADESVCIGPNSATDSYLNIPSIIAACEITGADAVHPGYGFLSENAKFADIVEAHGMAFIGPTAEHIRIMGDKITAKQTVMDAGIPCVPGSDGSVDSYEEAVEVAKAVGFPLLVKAAAGGGGRGMRLAATPDKLKEALSAAQQEAIAAFGNGAVYLERYLTGPRHIEIQVLADQHGNVVHLGERDCSLQRRNQKVLEEAPSPTLTAKEREDIGTIVANAIRKIGYRGAGTIEFLYEKGEFFFIEMNTRLQVEHPVTEEITGIDLVREQIRVAQGLPLNYKQSDVKFHGHSIECRINAENPKTFAPSPGKVVDFHAPGGMNTRLDSALYAGYSIPPYYDSLIGKLIVWGNTREGAILRLRRALGEMVISGVQTTIPLHEALLDDPDFQKGDYNIHWLEKWLAEQD, encoded by the coding sequence ATGACGGCCAAATCTGTAGAAAAACGAGAGTTTAAAAAGGTACTTATCGCCAATCGCGGCGAGATTGCCTTACGAATTCACCGCGCCTGTAAAGAAATGGGCATAAACACGGTGGCTGTTCATTCCGAAGCAGACCGCAATGCTATGCATGTCCGCCTCGCGGATGAGAGCGTCTGTATTGGGCCAAATAGTGCCACGGATAGCTATCTGAATATTCCGTCAATCATCGCCGCTTGTGAAATTACTGGCGCTGATGCGGTTCATCCCGGGTATGGTTTTTTATCTGAAAATGCTAAGTTTGCAGATATTGTCGAAGCCCACGGCATGGCCTTTATTGGCCCAACGGCAGAGCATATTCGCATTATGGGCGACAAAATCACGGCCAAGCAAACCGTTATGGATGCCGGGATTCCTTGTGTCCCTGGATCTGATGGCAGTGTGGATAGTTACGAAGAGGCTGTAGAGGTAGCCAAAGCCGTTGGTTTTCCACTCCTCGTTAAGGCAGCCGCAGGGGGTGGTGGTCGTGGCATGCGTCTAGCGGCAACACCTGATAAACTTAAAGAAGCCCTCTCTGCAGCGCAGCAAGAAGCGATTGCGGCTTTTGGTAATGGCGCTGTATATCTTGAACGCTATTTGACAGGGCCGCGTCATATTGAAATTCAAGTCCTTGCCGATCAACATGGCAATGTTGTGCATTTGGGCGAGCGGGATTGTTCACTTCAACGCCGCAATCAAAAAGTACTCGAAGAAGCCCCTTCTCCGACACTAACGGCCAAAGAACGTGAAGACATAGGCACCATCGTTGCCAATGCGATTCGCAAAATCGGCTATCGCGGAGCTGGCACAATTGAATTCCTTTATGAAAAAGGCGAATTTTTCTTTATCGAAATGAACACCCGCCTTCAGGTAGAACATCCTGTAACGGAGGAAATCACGGGCATTGATTTAGTGCGTGAACAAATTCGCGTCGCCCAAGGCCTTCCGCTGAATTACAAGCAATCTGATGTTAAGTTTCATGGGCATTCTATTGAGTGTCGTATTAACGCGGAAAACCCGAAAACTTTCGCCCCTTCACCGGGTAAAGTCGTCGATTTCCATGCACCAGGTGGCATGAATACTCGCCTCGATAGCGCGCTTTATGCAGGATATTCAATTCCGCCTTATTATGACAGCTTGATTGGCAAGCTCATCGTTTGGGGCAATACGCGTGAAGGCGCAATTTTGCGGCTACGGCGTGCTCTTGGCGAAATGGTCATATCAGGCGTGCAAACGACAATTCCACTTCACGAAGCTTTACTTGATGACCCCGACTTTCAGAAGGGTGACTACAATATCCATTGGTTAGAGAAGTGGTTAGCAGAGCAAGACTAA
- a CDS encoding phytoene/squalene synthase family protein gives MDAVTQFGHASIKKGSKSFALASRVLPPELRDDASMLYAWCRYCDDVIDGQEMGHGQIADYKIGQRDRLNRLREDTSHALAGKPTDNPVFAGLARVVQTHEIDHRHPFELLRGFEMDTEDRIYKRVDDILDYSYHVAGVVGVMMANIMGVRDEATLDRASDLGLAFQLTNIARDVIEDAQAGRVFLPQDLLLKHAAPFNAEALARREHWPAAHAAACEQLDIAEQYYESAKVGIKALNFRCAWAISAALSVYREIGEKLRSGGSEAWEKRVGASRGRKLSLAVGAIIPAAGRNSVPVTLREGLYKRP, from the coding sequence TTGGACGCAGTTACACAATTTGGACACGCCTCGATTAAGAAGGGCTCTAAGTCCTTTGCATTGGCGAGTCGGGTTTTACCGCCAGAGTTAAGAGACGACGCCTCTATGCTTTATGCATGGTGTCGTTATTGCGATGATGTGATTGATGGCCAAGAAATGGGTCACGGGCAAATTGCGGATTATAAAATAGGGCAAAGGGACAGACTTAACCGGCTACGTGAAGATACCTCTCATGCGCTTGCGGGGAAACCTACGGATAATCCTGTTTTTGCTGGTTTAGCGCGTGTTGTCCAAACGCATGAGATAGATCACCGTCACCCTTTTGAATTGCTTCGTGGCTTTGAAATGGACACAGAAGACCGAATTTATAAGCGTGTCGATGATATTCTGGACTACTCCTATCATGTGGCGGGTGTCGTCGGCGTTATGATGGCGAATATCATGGGCGTAAGAGATGAGGCTACGCTCGATCGCGCGAGTGATTTGGGGCTTGCTTTTCAGCTTACAAATATTGCGCGGGATGTGATTGAGGATGCGCAGGCTGGCCGCGTATTCTTGCCTCAAGACTTGCTATTAAAACATGCCGCGCCGTTCAATGCAGAGGCGTTGGCGAGGCGTGAACATTGGCCCGCCGCCCATGCTGCGGCGTGTGAACAACTGGATATCGCCGAGCAGTATTACGAAAGCGCCAAAGTCGGCATTAAAGCGCTGAACTTTCGCTGCGCATGGGCGATTAGCGCAGCTTTGTCTGTATATCGCGAAATTGGCGAAAAGCTAAGGTCTGGTGGCTCAGAAGCATGGGAAAAGCGAGTTGGCGCCTCTAGGGGGCGAAAACTGAGTCTTGCAGTTGGAGCAATTATTCCTGCGGCGGGCCGAAACTCTGTACCGGTGACGCTCAGAGAAGGGCTCTATAAACGGCCATAA
- a CDS encoding thiazole synthase: MSAQKDKLIVAGREFDSRLIIGTGKYKDYAENAAALEASGADMVTVAVRRVNLSDPKAPMLADYIDPKKTTYLPNTAGCFTGEDAVRTLRLAREAGGWDLVKLEVLSDPKHLYPDMEETLRAAELLLKDGFEVMVYCSDDPVFAKKLEEMGCCAIMPLGAPIGSGLGIQNPVNIRLIVEQTKVPVIVDAGVGTASDATAAMELGCDGVLMNTAIAEAKDPIRMAKAMKHAVIAGREAYLAGRMPKKMYADPSSPLAGLI; this comes from the coding sequence ATGTCGGCGCAAAAAGACAAGCTTATCGTTGCGGGACGCGAATTTGATTCGCGGCTTATTATTGGAACGGGGAAGTATAAAGATTACGCTGAAAATGCAGCGGCCCTAGAGGCGTCTGGAGCCGATATGGTGACGGTTGCTGTGCGCCGCGTTAATTTGTCAGACCCCAAAGCGCCTATGCTTGCGGATTACATAGACCCTAAAAAGACAACATATCTTCCGAATACAGCGGGCTGTTTTACAGGTGAAGACGCTGTGCGCACATTACGTTTGGCCCGAGAAGCAGGCGGCTGGGACCTTGTTAAGCTAGAAGTTTTATCTGACCCCAAACATCTCTACCCGGATATGGAAGAAACTCTACGGGCGGCAGAACTCTTGTTGAAGGATGGTTTCGAAGTCATGGTCTATTGTTCAGACGATCCTGTTTTTGCTAAAAAACTAGAAGAAATGGGTTGCTGTGCCATCATGCCATTAGGCGCGCCAATTGGATCGGGTCTCGGGATTCAAAATCCAGTGAATATCCGCCTCATTGTTGAACAAACAAAAGTGCCTGTTATCGTTGATGCAGGTGTGGGGACAGCGTCAGACGCGACGGCAGCTATGGAACTGGGATGTGATGGCGTTTTAATGAACACAGCGATTGCCGAAGCCAAAGATCCGATTCGTATGGCGAAAGCCATGAAACACGCCGTTATTGCCGGACGGGAAGCTTATCTGGCGGGACGGATGCCCAAAAAAATGTATGCCGATCCAAGCTCACCGCTTGCAGGGCTGATTTAG
- a CDS encoding TonB-dependent receptor has product MLSNTSNFKAGTILGLSLLMMSSALTPAFAQVDEVIVTAQKREQSLQDVPLSVAVMQNEKLDVLSSGGEDILFLNARVPSLYAETSFGRAFPRFYIRGLGNTDFDLNANQPVSFVYDNVVLETPGLKGFPVFDLERIEILRGPQGTLFGRNTPAGVIKFESAKPTQETEGYGRVSYGRFNSVDAEGAISGGLTENLSARVSALFQTRDDYVDNTVEGASESGFEEYEELAGRLQLLWTPDDRSSALLNIHGRSLDGGSRVFRANVIEPGVGGFVDSFDRFVATQDAPQNLNVDNLGVTLTVNTDIGPGTLTTISAYETVSLDARGDVDGGQGAVFAPPSGPGFIPFSAESADNITDHMQATQEIRYNWDSSDKLNVTFGGFAFYENLELENISYDTLSDSTLNGLAVQDQETVALALFGSTEYKATDDITVTGGVRLSYENKKFEASRLIGPFGAPALGPLTEDLKSTVLTGDLAVDYKVNDNVNVYARYARGFRAPNVQGRLVFGDFITVADTETIDSVETGVKTKTADGRATFNVSAFYFRTKDQQLTAVGGAGNFNQLLNADAVDGYGFEIDAAVSPVKGFDLTAGMSYNHTSIDDEDLEVGICGAPCTVLDPINAATGNALIDGNSLPQAPRLVANMTARYGVPISEGSELFVYGDVAHRSKVNFFLYESSEFRSDSLTEVGLRGGYINHDGGLEIAGFVRNLFNETELEGAVDFNNFTGFINEPTIYGAEITKRF; this is encoded by the coding sequence GTGCTATCCAACACATCCAATTTTAAGGCTGGAACCATTTTAGGGCTGAGTCTACTCATGATGTCCTCTGCGCTGACCCCTGCGTTTGCGCAAGTTGATGAAGTCATCGTCACTGCGCAGAAAAGAGAGCAAAGCCTTCAAGACGTTCCTCTCTCAGTCGCCGTCATGCAAAATGAAAAGCTAGATGTTCTTAGTTCTGGCGGGGAAGACATTTTATTTTTGAACGCTCGCGTGCCGAGTCTTTATGCCGAAACATCATTTGGCCGCGCTTTCCCGCGGTTCTATATTCGCGGTCTGGGCAATACAGATTTCGATTTGAATGCCAACCAACCCGTTAGCTTTGTGTATGATAATGTCGTGTTGGAAACGCCTGGTCTGAAAGGCTTCCCAGTTTTTGATTTAGAGCGCATTGAGATTCTTCGCGGCCCTCAAGGCACATTGTTTGGCCGTAATACACCAGCGGGTGTAATCAAATTTGAAAGTGCCAAGCCCACTCAAGAAACAGAAGGTTATGGCCGTGTCTCTTATGGACGTTTCAATTCTGTCGATGCCGAAGGCGCAATTAGCGGCGGTTTGACTGAGAATTTATCAGCACGGGTTTCAGCGCTCTTTCAAACGCGCGATGATTATGTGGACAATACAGTTGAAGGCGCAAGCGAGAGCGGCTTTGAAGAATACGAAGAGCTAGCAGGGCGCTTGCAGCTCCTTTGGACGCCTGATGATCGTTCTTCTGCCTTGTTGAATATCCATGGCCGTAGCTTGGATGGTGGTTCGCGCGTTTTCCGCGCCAATGTTATCGAGCCTGGTGTCGGCGGTTTTGTTGATAGCTTTGATCGATTTGTTGCGACACAAGATGCGCCGCAAAACCTAAATGTTGATAACTTAGGTGTGACACTGACGGTCAATACCGATATTGGCCCAGGGACACTGACGACGATTTCAGCCTATGAGACGGTTAGTCTTGACGCTCGTGGTGATGTCGACGGCGGACAGGGCGCCGTTTTCGCGCCGCCATCAGGCCCGGGTTTTATTCCATTCTCTGCTGAAAGTGCTGATAATATTACGGACCACATGCAGGCGACCCAAGAGATTCGCTATAACTGGGATTCTTCGGACAAGCTCAATGTTACTTTTGGCGGCTTTGCCTTTTATGAAAACTTAGAGCTTGAAAATATAAGCTATGACACACTCTCAGACTCGACACTGAATGGCCTCGCTGTTCAGGATCAAGAAACTGTAGCGTTAGCTTTGTTTGGGTCTACAGAATATAAAGCCACTGACGATATTACCGTCACGGGTGGTGTACGGCTTTCATATGAAAATAAAAAGTTTGAAGCCTCACGCCTTATTGGCCCGTTTGGGGCTCCGGCTTTGGGACCTCTAACCGAAGACTTAAAATCAACCGTCCTGACGGGTGATTTGGCTGTTGATTACAAAGTCAATGATAACGTCAATGTATATGCTCGCTATGCCCGTGGTTTCCGCGCGCCGAACGTCCAAGGACGCCTAGTTTTTGGTGACTTTATTACGGTTGCGGATACAGAAACGATCGATTCTGTTGAAACAGGTGTCAAAACGAAAACCGCCGATGGCCGCGCGACATTTAACGTCTCTGCCTTCTATTTCCGTACAAAAGATCAGCAATTGACTGCTGTGGGTGGGGCCGGGAACTTTAACCAGCTTTTAAACGCTGATGCGGTGGATGGTTATGGTTTTGAAATTGATGCCGCCGTTTCGCCTGTCAAAGGTTTCGATTTAACCGCGGGAATGAGCTACAATCACACAAGCATTGATGATGAAGATTTAGAGGTCGGTATTTGCGGCGCGCCTTGTACTGTTCTTGATCCAATTAATGCAGCAACTGGCAATGCTTTGATTGATGGAAACTCATTACCACAGGCTCCAAGACTCGTAGCTAATATGACGGCCCGTTATGGTGTCCCAATTTCAGAAGGCAGCGAATTATTTGTCTATGGCGATGTCGCGCATCGCAGCAAAGTAAACTTCTTCTTATATGAAAGTAGTGAGTTCAGAAGCGATTCACTGACAGAAGTTGGTTTGCGTGGTGGATATATCAACCATGATGGTGGATTGGAAATCGCTGGATTTGTTCGCAATCTGTTTAACGAAACAGAGCTTGAGGGCGCCGTTGATTTTAACAACTTCACGGGTTTCATCAATGAACCGACCATTTATGGCGCGGAAATAACCAAGCGCTTCTAA
- the aroQ gene encoding type II 3-dehydroquinate dehydratase — protein MTKPIYILNGPNLNRLGTREPEIYGSKTLADIEAECRAATKLDIVFKQSNIEGEIVDHIQEAADKASAVLINPAAYTHTSVAIYDALKLLDVPIVEIHLSQPAKRESFRRRSYVAEAATGTISGFGANSYQLGLQAVLNLLKTSA, from the coding sequence ATGACCAAACCCATTTATATACTCAACGGGCCCAATTTAAACCGGCTCGGCACGCGTGAACCCGAAATCTATGGGTCAAAGACACTGGCCGATATCGAAGCCGAGTGCCGTGCGGCGACAAAATTGGATATCGTCTTCAAGCAAAGCAATATTGAAGGCGAAATTGTCGATCATATTCAAGAGGCAGCGGATAAGGCATCAGCCGTTCTAATCAATCCTGCCGCCTACACACATACATCTGTCGCCATATATGATGCGCTGAAACTCTTGGACGTACCGATTGTAGAGATTCACCTCTCACAGCCGGCAAAACGCGAAAGTTTCCGGCGCCGATCCTATGTCGCAGAGGCCGCGACAGGCACAATTAGCGGTTTTGGAGCAAATTCTTATCAATTAGGCCTGCAAGCCGTCTTAAATCTACTAAAGACTTCTGCATAA